GGTCAGAAGCCACAAGCACGGACGGCGGCCAGAAATTCCCCGATCAGTTCCGGGTGGGCCGCCACGACGAGCCGCTGGTCCGCGGGTCCGTCCAGACCGGTGACCGTGAGGCCGGCCTCGCTCGCGACCAGCCCCCCGGCGGCCAGGTCCCAGGCGTGCAGCCCCTGCTCGACGTACGCGTCGACCCGGCCGTCGGCCACGGCACACAGGTCCAGCGCGGCCGCTCCGGCCCGCCGGATGTCGCGCACCTGCGGGAGCAGGGAGGCCACCGCTGCCCCCTGGCGTGCACGGGTCCGCGGATCGTAGGAGAAGCCCGTGGCGACCAGGGCCCGGTCGAGGGTCGGCGGGTCGGGCGCCACCACCGGCCGACGCTCGTCACCGTCCAGCCACCACGCTCCCTGGCCCACCTCGGCCGCCCACTGCTCGCCCGAGGCCACGTTGACCACGTACCCGGCGACCACCCGGCCGTCGCGACGTGCGGCGATCGACACGGCGTAGGCCGCGATGCCGTAGACGAAGTTGACGGTGCCGTCGATGGGGTCGACCACCCAGTCGACGCCGCTGGATCCGGCGACGTCCTGACCCTCCTCGCCGACGAACCCGTCGTGGGGCCGGGACCCCAGGATGCGCTCGCGGATCAGCTCCTCCGTCGCCCGGTCGATCTCGGTGACGACGTCGGTGGCGCTGGACTTCGTCGCGGCGACGTCGACCCGGCCGGCGGGCCGGCGGTGCCTGATGAAGTCGGCGGCCTCACGGCCGGTCGACACGGCCAGCTCGAGCAGGGCGGCGTTCACGCGAGCGCGGTGCGCGAGGACCGGGCGTTGAGGCAGCATGTCGTCGAGCAGGCCGTGGACGAGACACCCAGATCGCCCACGGTGGCGCGTTCCGGGTCCTCGCCGCGCAGCTGAGCCGCCCGCTCCTCGACGAGCTCGCGGACCATCGCGACGAAGGCGGGGGCGTCGTCGGGGGTGGCGACCCGGACGAACCGCAGACCGAGCCGGTCGGCCGTGGCCCGGGCCTCGGTGTCCAGGTCGTAGACCACCTCCATGTGGTCGGAGATGAACCCGATGGGGACCACGGCGACGGAGGTGACGCCCTCGGCCGCGAGGGTCTCCAGGCGGTCGTTGACGTCCGGCTCCAGCCACGGCACCTGGGGCGGACCCGACCGGGAGCAGTACACGAGGTCGTGCCGGTCGGCCCCGACCGACTCGGCCACCAGACGCGCCACCTCCTGGTGCTGCGTCTCGTAGGCGCGGGCCCCGGGTCCGCCGCTGGCCTCGTTCATCGACTCCGGGATGGAGTGCGTGACGAACACCAGCCGCGTGTCCTGCGGAGCCTCGGCCAGTGCTGCGCGGGTCGCCTCGACGAACGGGCCGACGAATCCCGGGTGGTTGAAGTAGTGGCGCAACCGGTGCAGGGTCACCGGGTGGTCCTGGACCGCCTCGAACAGGTCCTCGCGGTACTGCCGGCAACCGGAGTAGGACGAGTAGGCGCTCGTGACGAAGCAGGCCGCATCGGTCACCCCGTCGTCGGCCATCTGCTGCAGGGTGTCGGCGAGGTACGGGTCCCAGTTCCGATTGCCCCAGTAGACCGGCAGATCGATGCCGTGGGCGGCCAGGTCGGCCTCGACGGCGGTGATGAGCGCACGGTTCAGGTCGTTGATGGGGCTGCGACCGCCGAACCCGAAGTAGTGCTCGCCGACCTCCTCCAGCCGCTCGCGGGGGATGTTCTTGCCGCGTGTGACGTTCTCGAGGAAGGGGACCACGTCCTCGGGAGCCTCCGGACCCCCGAACGAGACGATGAGCAGGGCGTCGAGGGGCTGCACGGGCATGGACCCATCGTCTCACTACAGTGGGCGTGCCGACATCGGGAGGGACAGCATGGCATCGCCGTACCGCGTCGTCCTCTCCCTGCCGGGCGCCGCCCTGTTCAGTGTCACGGGCACGGTCGCGCGCCTGCCGCTGTCGATGGTCGGTCTGGCCCTGGTCATCGTCGTCGAGCGCGCCACCGACTCCTACGCGCTGGCCGGCACGGTCGCGGCGGCGTACGTGTTCGCCGCCGCCGTGATGGCGCCGGTGCAGGGGCGTCTGCTCGACGAGTGGGGCCAGCGGCCGGTCCTGGTCGTCAGTGCTGTGGTCTACGGAGTGGGCATGACGGCCGTGGTCGTGGCCCTCGAGGCCGGCGTGGCCGTCCCGTGGACCCACCTGGCCGCGGCGCTCACCGGTGCTGCCACCCCGCAGACCGGCAACATGGTGCGGGCCCGGTGGACCCACCTCGTCGAGGGTCGTCAACAGCTCAACACCGCCTACGCCCTCGAGGCGGTGCTCGACGAGGTCGTCTTCATCGTCGGCCCCGTGCTCGCGACCTTCCTGACCCTCCAGGTCTCGCCGTACGCCGGGCTCGTGACCGCCGCGACCGCCGGGTGCGCCGGCTCGCTGCTCCTGGCCGGTCAGCGACGGACCGAGCCGCCGGTCGTGCGGCGCAGGTCCGGTGGCCGGGCGCCGCTGGACCGGCGCCTGCTCGGGCCCGTGGTCGCGGCCAGCGTCGGCATCGGCATCGTGTTCGGCTCCACCGAGGTGATCGTCGTGGCGTTCACCGACGAGCAGGGCCGGCCGGGCACGGCCGGGGTCGTGCTGGCCGTCTGGGCGGCCGGCAGCCTGGCCGCCGGCATTGCCGTCGGCCTCCTGCCCAGCCCTGTCGACGTGGTGGCGCGGCTGCGGGTCACCGTCACGGTGCTCGCCCTGACCTTCGTGCCGCTGCTGTTCCTCGACGGCGTCCTGCTGCTGGCGATCGGCATGTTCGTCGCCGGCGCAGCGATCTCGCCGACGCTGGTCGCCGCGATGCACCTGGTGCAGCAGTTCGTGCCTCCTGCCCGCCTGACCGAGGCCCTGTCCTGGACGACGCTCGGGCTGTCCATCGGGGTGGCCCCGGGAGCCGCGGCCGCAGGCTGGGTCGTCGACCACGCCCCGTCCGCCTGGGGAGCCTCCACGGCCTTCGGCGTCCCCTTGCTGGCCGGCCTCCTCGCGGCGGCCGTGGCCTGGTCCTTCCACCCGCCCCCACGTGGCGCGACGTCGTCCGCACCGGCACTAGGCTTGGAGACGCCATGACCGACGCCCCCGCACCGCCCGACAGCGCGACCCTGCCCGACCGTGCCGTGGAGCTGGTCCGCGAGTGGACCGGGTCCCGCGTCGCCCGCAAGCGTGCCGATCCGGCGGCCCGCCGGTTGGCGGACCTGCTGGCCGACCCGGACGGTCTCTCCTTCACGATCGGCTTCGTCGACGGGGTCATCAGACCCGAGGACCCCCGCGTCGCCGCGGCCAACCTGCGGCGGCTGGCCCGGTCCGTGCCCGGTTTCCTCCCGCGGAGCCAACGCGTCCTGCTGCGTCTGGGCGCCCTGTTCTCCCGGCTGTTCCCGGCCTTCGTGGTCGGCCGCGCCACCGCTGTGCTGCGCCGGCTGGTGGGCCACCTGGTGGTCGACGTCCGCGACCGCCCGCTCACGCGAACCATCGCAAAGCTTCGGTCCCGGGGCGACCGGCTCAACCTCAACCTGCTCGGCGAGGCCGTGCTCGGCGAGGCCGAGGCGGCTCGTCGTCGTGAGGCCGTCACCGGCCTCATGCAGCGCGACGACGTCGACTACGTCTCGGTCAAGGTGTCGGCCGTCGCCAGCCAGCTGTCGCTCTGGTCGTTCGAGCAGACGGTCGACCGGGTCGTCGACCAGCTGGTCCCCCTGTACGAGACGGCCGCCTCCGGTGCCGTGCCGACGTTCGTCAACCTCGACATGGAGGAGTACCGCGACCTCCACCTGACACTGGCCGTGTTCACCCGCGCGCTCGACCGGTTCCCGGACCTCGAGGCGGGCATCGTGCTGCAGGCCTACCTGCCGGACTCCCTGCAGGTGCTGGGGCGGCTCCAGACCTGGGCCTACGAGCGCCACCTCCGCGGCGGGAAGCCGGTCAAGGTGCGCATCGTCAAGGGCGCCAACCTGGCGATGGAGCGGGTGGACGCCGAGATCCACGGCTGGCCGCTCGCGACCTGGGGGTCGAAGGTCGAGACGGACGCCACCTACAAGCGCCTGCTCGACCTGGCGATCCGCCCCGACCGGGTCCAGGCCATGCGCGTCGGGGTCGCCGGTCAGAACCTCTTCGACCTCGCCTGGGCCTGGCTGCTGGCCGGCGACCGCGGCGTGCGCGACGCGGTCGACGTCGAGATGCTGCTGGGGATGGACGCGGGGCCCGCCGCCGCGGCCCGCCGCGACATCGGCGCCCTGCTGCTCTACACCCCGGTCGTGCACCCCGACGAGTTCGACACGGCGATCTCGTACCTGGTGCGCCGGCTCGAGGAGAACGCCAGTCCCGACAACTTCATGTCGTCGGCCTTCAGGATCGCCCGGGAGCCGGACGCCTTCGCGTTGGAGGAGTCACGGTTCCGCGCCTCCGTGGCCGCCATCGGCGGGCTCGACGCGACGCCCCGACGCGTCCAGGACCGCCGGGACGAGGGCCGCCGGTCCGATGCCGGGGCCTTCAGCAACACCCCCGACACCGACCCGTCCGTCGCCGGCAACCGCGAGTGGGCCGGCCGCGCGCTGGCCCGGGCGTCCTACACCCAGGTGGGCACCGTCACGGTCGCCGACAGTGCCGTCCACGGCCCCGCCGGTCTGGAGACCGTCATCCGCTCCGCGCGCGCCGCGGCGGCCGACTGGCAGGCGCGCACCCCGGAGGTCCGCGCCTGGCTCCTGCACCAGGCCGGCCACGCCCTGGCCGCGCGCCGCAGTGATCTCGTCACCGTGATGGCCGCCGAGGCGGGCAAGACGGTCGCCGAGGCCGACGTCGAGGTCAGCGAGGCCATCGACTTCGCGCACTACTACGCCGAGTCCCTGCGCCGCCTCGAGGTCGTCGACGGCGCCCGGTTCGTCCCGGTCGGGCTCACCGTCGTCGCCCCTCCGTGGAACTTCCCCGTCGCCATCCCCGCAGGGTCCGTCCTGGCGGCCCTCGCTGCGGGCAGCGGGGTCATCATCAAACCGGCGCCGCAGGTGCCCCGGTGCGTCGCGGTGGTCGTCGAGGCACTGTGGCAGGCCGGGATCCCCCGCGACCTGCTGCGCTACGTGGCGCTGCCCGAGGGACCGCTCAGCAAGGCGCTGATCTCGCACTCCGACGTCGACCGGGTGGTCCTCACCGGGTCCTGGGAGACCGCGGCCCTGTTCCGCTCGTGGCGCGCGGACCTCCCGCTGCTCGCCGAGACCAGCGGCAAGAACGCCCTCGTCGTCACACCGAGCGCCGATCTCGACCTCGCGGTGGCCGACCTCGCGCGCAGCGCCTTCGGTCACGCCGGCCAGAAGTGCTCCGCCGCGTCGCTGGGCATCCTGGTCGGCAGCGTCGGCACCTCCGAGCGGTTCCGGCGGCAGCTCGTCGACACCGTCACCTCGATGGTGGTGGGACATCCCGAGGACCCCACGAGCGTCATGGGCCCGTTGATCGAGCCTCCGGGGGACAAGCTCACCGACGGCCTGACGCGCCTCGGCGACGGGGAGTCCTGGCTCATCGAGCCGCGCCGCCTCGACGACACGGGGCGGCTCTGGTCACCGGGGGTCCGCGTGGGGGTGCGGCCGGGCAGCGAGTTCCACCGCACCGAGTACTTCGGACCGGTCCTGGGACTGATGCACGCGCCCGACCTCGACACCGCGATCACGTGGCAGAACGCGACCGACTTCGGCCTGACCGCCGGCATCCACGCACTCGACGTCGACGAGGTGCGCACGTGGGTCGACCGGGTCGAGGCCGGCAACCTCTACGTCAACCGCGGCATCACGGGCGCCATCGTGCAACGGCAGCCCTTCGGCGGGTGGAAGCGCTCGTCGGTGGGCGCCACCGCCAAGGCCGGCGGGCCCAACTACCTCACCCGGCTGGGTGGATGGGAACCCCGGCCGCTGCGGGCCGCCCGGGGTCGTACCGAGATCTCCGCCGAGGTCACGCACCTGCTCAGCGCGATGTCGCCGATGGTCACCAGCCAGGAGATGCAGTGGCTCTCCGCGGCCGCCGAGTCCGACCAGGTCGCCTGGGAGCGCGAGTTCGGCGTGGCCAAGGACGTGTCCGGTCTGGCCTGCGAGCACAACGTGTTCCGCTACCTCCCGGTGCCGGTCACCGTGCGGGCCGAGTGGGGCCGCTCCGGGGGCACCAGCACCGAGCACGGGCTGCGCGACCTCCTGAGGGTGCTGCTCGCCGCGCGACGCGCCGGCGCACCGGTCACCGTCAGCTCGGACCTGCCGCTCCCCCGCGGGCTCGACGTCCCGAGCCGGATCGAGTCCGGGGCGGCCTGGACGGCACGGCTGTCCGAGGACCGGCCGCAGCGGGTCCGACTCGTCGGGGCCGACCACCGCGTCGCGGCACGCGCCGTCGACGGCGACCCGGACGTCGCCTTCTACACCGACCCGGTGACGCAGTCGGGCCGGGTCGAGGCGCTGCCGTTCCTGCGCGAGCAGTCGGTGACGATCACGAACCATCGGTTCGGGCACCCGGTCGACGTCTACGACGACCTGTTCGACCGGGCCTGACGCTCAACCGCGGTCGGTGCCGGGCGGCAGGGGCGCGACCCAGCCGCGCGTCAGGGCCAGCAGCCGCCACACGACGGCCACCCCCACGGCCGCGGCGTACCACCCCACCGGCCACCCCTGGTCGTGCACGATCGCGGCGAGCAGCGCCCCGGCGAAGGCCGGGGTGGCATAGAGCTCCTCGCGGAAGATCACCGGCACGCGGGCGGCCAGGACGTCACGCATCATGCCGCCGCCGATCGCGGTGAGCAGACCCAGGACCGCGGCGGCGAACACGTCGAGTCCGGCCTCGTGCGCCTTCACCGCCCCGGCGACGCAGAAGATCCCGAGGCCGACGGCGTCCAGCACCTCGATCTGCTTCTCCATCCGGCCGACCGTGGGATGGAACCAGAACACGACGGCCGCGGTGACGGCCGGCACGACGAGGTAGCGCGAGTCGACCAGGGCCGCGGGCGGCACCGCCCCGATGAGGAGGTCACGCAGCACGCCACCGCCGAGCCCGGTGATCATGCCGAGGACCAGGGCGCCGAACACGTCGAGCTCCTTGCGCACCGCCACCAGCGCGCCGGTGCTCGCGAACACCGCGATCCCCACCAGATCGAGGACCAGCAGCCAGGTCGTGGACACGGGCCGACCGTATCGCGCCGCCCCTGCGCGACCGGCGCGCCGCCGCCGAAACGTCGGGCGCACAGGTGACAATGACCGAAGAGCGATCGGAGGCGACATCATGCGCGAACTCGGTCCGGACCGGCTGAGCCACGACGGGACGCACCTCCTGGCTCGCGACCCCCGGACCGGCGAGCAGTTCAGCCTCCCGGTCGACGACCGGCTCCGGCGCCTGCTCGACCTGGCCGCCGCTCGCACCCGATCGGGCCGTGCCGACGGCCAGATGGAGATCACCATGGAGAGCTCACTCAGCCCACGCGACATCCAGTCCCGGATCCGCCGCGGGGAGTCACCCGCGTCCGTCGCCGACTCGGCCGGTGTGCCGGTCGAGCGCATCGCCGGCTTCGCCGCGCCGGTGCTGGCCGAGCGTCAGTACATGTGCGAGCAGGCCCGCACGACCCCGATCCGGCGCAAGCACGTCGGCGGTGCCGGGGTGGCCATGGGCACCCTCGTCGACGAGCACGTCGTGGCCACCGGCGGGGTGCCCGAGGACGTCGAGTGGGACGCCTGGCGACGCGAGGACGGCCGCTGGACCGTCACCGTCCGGCCCTCGGGCGCCGAGACCGCGGCGACCTTCCTGTTCGACGTCAAGAGCCGCTACGTCCTGCCCGCCGACGAGGCCGCGCACGACCTGGTCGGCGACGTCGCCCTGCCCGACAGCTCCGACATGGCGATCGCCGACGCCGTCCGCCCCGAACCGGTCGTCACGGCCGCCGAGGTGGCCGCCGAGACGGCGGCCGAGGACCTGGCGCTCCACGCGCCCGTCGCGTCGCTCAAGGAGGCGCGCGACCGCCGCGCCCAGGGTCAGCTCTCGCTCGCGGACCTGACCGACCCGTCCGACCACCAGCTGTCCCTGCCCGACAGCCGCGTCGAGCCGGAGCCTGCCGAGCGCCAGGACGCGCACGACCCGGCCGACGACGAGGACGGCCGCAACCGCAAGAAGCACGAGCGTCGTCGGGTGCCGAGCTGGGACGAGATCATGTTCGGCGGCAAGGACGCCTGACCGCCGCGCGGCTCAGTCGAACGGCAGCACGTCCGGCGACAGGGCCGCTGCGTGGGCCGATGCTGCCGTCAGGCGGCGGCGGTGGTGGCGGCGGCACAGGACCTCGTAGCCGACCGACGCGTCAGGGGCCCGTTGGGCCTCCACGTCACCCACCACGATGACCTCGCCCTCGGTCACCATGGCGCCGTTCTCGGTGCGGGCGTTGTGGGTGGCGCGTCGGCCGCACCAGCACAACGCCTCGACCTGGAGGGTGTGGACGTGGTCGGCGAGCTCGACCAGCCGCGAGGAGCCTTCGAACAGGCGCGTGCGGAAGTCGGTGAGGATGCCGAAGGCGAACACGTCCACGGACAGCTCATCGACGACCCGGGCGAGGTCGTCGACCTGCCGGCGGGTGTAGAACTGCGCCTCGTCACACACGAGGTAGTCGATGCGGCCCCCGTGGGTGAGCCCGCCCACCACGTGGTCCCAGAAGTCGAACTCCGGCGTGACCTCGAGCGCGGTGACCGACAGACCGAGTCGGCTCGACAGCGTCGCGGTGCCGGCCCGGTCGTGCGAGGTGAAGACCTGTCCGACCCGGCCACGGGCACGGTGGTTGTGGTCCAGCTGCAGCGCCAGGGTGCTCTTGCCGCAGTCCATCGTGCCGCTGTAGAAGTTCAGCTGCGCCACGCTCGTCCCTCCTCCGGCCGGTCGGCCCGTCGCCGGCCCCTGCAGATTACCGTCCGGTGAGGGGGTTCCCGTGGCGCCCTCCGGGTACGTGCACCGCATGCGCGTCGACGCCGGAGCGAGCTCGTGACGACGGTCGCCTGCACGACCGTGGGGTGCCTGCTGGTCCTGGTGGCGCTGCACGACATCTTCGCCACCCTGTGGCACCCCGCGGCTTCGGCACGATCGCCCGCAGGGTGTTCGTGCTGACGTGGCGGGCCGGTCGCGGTTCCGGCCGGCGGTCGAGGTCCACCGAGCTCGCGGGTCCCGCTGCCATGGTGCTGACCGCCGCCACGTGGACGGCTCTGGTCGTCGCCGGCTTCGCGCTGGTGTACCTGCCCCGGCTCCCTGAGGGGTTCACCCGCGGGCCGGCCGCCGACCCGGGCCTGCTCGATGCCGTCGCCGTGTCCGCCGTCGCCGTGACGACGCTGGGCCTCAGCGAACTCACTCCTGTGGCCGGACCGCTGCGGATCGCCGTGCCGGCCCAGGCGTTGGTCGGGTTCGTGCTGCTCACCGCGATCATCTCGTGGGTCCTGCAGGTGTACCCGGCCCTGGGACGACGCCGGACCCTGGCCCGCAGGCTCGGCATCCTCGCCGAGGTCGGGGCTGATGAGACGCTCGCCGACGGCGACCCCGCCGTGGTCACGAGCCTGCTGACCGAGATCCAGGCCGGGGTGACGGCCGTCGAGATGGACCTGATGCAGTACGCCGAGACCTACTACTTCCGCGAGCAGGACCCCACCGTCCGCCTCGCGGAGCAGCTGTCGGTCGTCCCCGACCTCGTCGACGCCGCC
The Aeromicrobium marinum DSM 15272 genome window above contains:
- a CDS encoding inositol monophosphatase family protein, whose amino-acid sequence is MNAALLELAVSTGREAADFIRHRRPAGRVDVAATKSSATDVVTEIDRATEELIRERILGSRPHDGFVGEEGQDVAGSSGVDWVVDPIDGTVNFVYGIAAYAVSIAARRDGRVVAGYVVNVASGEQWAAEVGQGAWWLDGDERRPVVAPDPPTLDRALVATGFSYDPRTRARQGAAVASLLPQVRDIRRAGAAALDLCAVADGRVDAYVEQGLHAWDLAAGGLVASEAGLTVTGLDGPADQRLVVAAHPELIGEFLAAVRACGF
- a CDS encoding ferrochelatase — encoded protein: MPVQPLDALLIVSFGGPEAPEDVVPFLENVTRGKNIPRERLEEVGEHYFGFGGRSPINDLNRALITAVEADLAAHGIDLPVYWGNRNWDPYLADTLQQMADDGVTDAACFVTSAYSSYSGCRQYREDLFEAVQDHPVTLHRLRHYFNHPGFVGPFVEATRAALAEAPQDTRLVFVTHSIPESMNEASGGPGARAYETQHQEVARLVAESVGADRHDLVYCSRSGPPQVPWLEPDVNDRLETLAAEGVTSVAVVPIGFISDHMEVVYDLDTEARATADRLGLRFVRVATPDDAPAFVAMVRELVEERAAQLRGEDPERATVGDLGVSSTACSTTCCLNARSSRTALA
- a CDS encoding MFS transporter, coding for MASPYRVVLSLPGAALFSVTGTVARLPLSMVGLALVIVVERATDSYALAGTVAAAYVFAAAVMAPVQGRLLDEWGQRPVLVVSAVVYGVGMTAVVVALEAGVAVPWTHLAAALTGAATPQTGNMVRARWTHLVEGRQQLNTAYALEAVLDEVVFIVGPVLATFLTLQVSPYAGLVTAATAGCAGSLLLAGQRRTEPPVVRRRSGGRAPLDRRLLGPVVAASVGIGIVFGSTEVIVVAFTDEQGRPGTAGVVLAVWAAGSLAAGIAVGLLPSPVDVVARLRVTVTVLALTFVPLLFLDGVLLLAIGMFVAGAAISPTLVAAMHLVQQFVPPARLTEALSWTTLGLSIGVAPGAAAAGWVVDHAPSAWGASTAFGVPLLAGLLAAAVAWSFHPPPRGATSSAPALGLETP
- a CDS encoding bifunctional proline dehydrogenase/L-glutamate gamma-semialdehyde dehydrogenase, which translates into the protein MTDAPAPPDSATLPDRAVELVREWTGSRVARKRADPAARRLADLLADPDGLSFTIGFVDGVIRPEDPRVAAANLRRLARSVPGFLPRSQRVLLRLGALFSRLFPAFVVGRATAVLRRLVGHLVVDVRDRPLTRTIAKLRSRGDRLNLNLLGEAVLGEAEAARRREAVTGLMQRDDVDYVSVKVSAVASQLSLWSFEQTVDRVVDQLVPLYETAASGAVPTFVNLDMEEYRDLHLTLAVFTRALDRFPDLEAGIVLQAYLPDSLQVLGRLQTWAYERHLRGGKPVKVRIVKGANLAMERVDAEIHGWPLATWGSKVETDATYKRLLDLAIRPDRVQAMRVGVAGQNLFDLAWAWLLAGDRGVRDAVDVEMLLGMDAGPAAAARRDIGALLLYTPVVHPDEFDTAISYLVRRLEENASPDNFMSSAFRIAREPDAFALEESRFRASVAAIGGLDATPRRVQDRRDEGRRSDAGAFSNTPDTDPSVAGNREWAGRALARASYTQVGTVTVADSAVHGPAGLETVIRSARAAAADWQARTPEVRAWLLHQAGHALAARRSDLVTVMAAEAGKTVAEADVEVSEAIDFAHYYAESLRRLEVVDGARFVPVGLTVVAPPWNFPVAIPAGSVLAALAAGSGVIIKPAPQVPRCVAVVVEALWQAGIPRDLLRYVALPEGPLSKALISHSDVDRVVLTGSWETAALFRSWRADLPLLAETSGKNALVVTPSADLDLAVADLARSAFGHAGQKCSAASLGILVGSVGTSERFRRQLVDTVTSMVVGHPEDPTSVMGPLIEPPGDKLTDGLTRLGDGESWLIEPRRLDDTGRLWSPGVRVGVRPGSEFHRTEYFGPVLGLMHAPDLDTAITWQNATDFGLTAGIHALDVDEVRTWVDRVEAGNLYVNRGITGAIVQRQPFGGWKRSSVGATAKAGGPNYLTRLGGWEPRPLRAARGRTEISAEVTHLLSAMSPMVTSQEMQWLSAAAESDQVAWEREFGVAKDVSGLACEHNVFRYLPVPVTVRAEWGRSGGTSTEHGLRDLLRVLLAARRAGAPVTVSSDLPLPRGLDVPSRIESGAAWTARLSEDRPQRVRLVGADHRVAARAVDGDPDVAFYTDPVTQSGRVEALPFLREQSVTITNHRFGHPVDVYDDLFDRA
- a CDS encoding trimeric intracellular cation channel family protein, whose translation is MSTTWLLVLDLVGIAVFASTGALVAVRKELDVFGALVLGMITGLGGGVLRDLLIGAVPPAALVDSRYLVVPAVTAAVVFWFHPTVGRMEKQIEVLDAVGLGIFCVAGAVKAHEAGLDVFAAAVLGLLTAIGGGMMRDVLAARVPVIFREELYATPAFAGALLAAIVHDQGWPVGWYAAAVGVAVVWRLLALTRGWVAPLPPGTDRG
- the sepH gene encoding septation protein SepH → MRELGPDRLSHDGTHLLARDPRTGEQFSLPVDDRLRRLLDLAAARTRSGRADGQMEITMESSLSPRDIQSRIRRGESPASVADSAGVPVERIAGFAAPVLAERQYMCEQARTTPIRRKHVGGAGVAMGTLVDEHVVATGGVPEDVEWDAWRREDGRWTVTVRPSGAETAATFLFDVKSRYVLPADEAAHDLVGDVALPDSSDMAIADAVRPEPVVTAAEVAAETAAEDLALHAPVASLKEARDRRAQGQLSLADLTDPSDHQLSLPDSRVEPEPAERQDAHDPADDEDGRNRKKHERRRVPSWDEIMFGGKDA
- a CDS encoding thymidine kinase encodes the protein MAQLNFYSGTMDCGKSTLALQLDHNHRARGRVGQVFTSHDRAGTATLSSRLGLSVTALEVTPEFDFWDHVVGGLTHGGRIDYLVCDEAQFYTRRQVDDLARVVDELSVDVFAFGILTDFRTRLFEGSSRLVELADHVHTLQVEALCWCGRRATHNARTENGAMVTEGEVIVVGDVEAQRAPDASVGYEVLCRRHHRRRLTAASAHAAALSPDVLPFD